A region from the Halobacillus mangrovi genome encodes:
- a CDS encoding YqzL family protein produces MLDKLSWNMFRQTGSIESYLLMKELESQDQQSREPQVSSPEPESSEDLNL; encoded by the coding sequence GTGCTCGATAAGCTTTCATGGAATATGTTCAGACAAACAGGCAGTATTGAGAGCTATTTATTGATGAAAGAATTGGAGTCTCAAGATCAGCAGTCTCGTGAACCACAAGTTTCCTCACCTGAACCGGAGTCTTCAGAAGATCTGAATTTGTAA